aggtaggcttatttttctatcttcagggctagttagtttctcaggctgtgccgagttgcatagggagcgttaggcgcaatccacggctacctctagtgtggtgtgttaggattagggattgcggtcagcagagttcccacgtctcagagctcgtcctttgtttttggtaattgtcaggtcactttgtgtgctttgtacctctatgtccattgtggttctgaattacctgttcataacagcagacTCCAGTGCCACATTATAAGCAGGCCACTGCAGAGCAGACTCCATTGCCACATTATAAGCAGGCCACAGCAGAGCAGACTCCAGTGCCACATTATAAGCAGGCTACAGCAGAGCAGACTCCAGTGCCGCATTATAAGCAGGCCACAGCAGAGCAGACTCCAGTGCCACAGTATAAGCAGGCTACAGCAGAGCAGACTCCAGTGCCACATTATAGCAGGCTACAGCTGAACAGACTACAGTGCCACATTATAGCAGGCTACAGCTGAGCAGACTCCAGTGCCACATTATAAGCAGGCCACAGCAGAGCATACTCCAGTGCCACAGTAATCCAATGTGTATGGGGTCCTATGAGCCCCTAGCTGTCACATGCTCTGGACCCCCTCCTGGCTGTGATGCTTTTGACCTTGTCGTTAGTCAGACATGGCCTCCTCTGTATCTGACCCGTCTCTCCTCTTGCAGTGAGGACGACCTTAAGAACATTTTGCACCTTGCAGAGATTGATAACCTGGAAGTGGTGCCGCTGGTGCAGACGTTCGGGCACATGGAGGTAAGGCGCGGGTGTTGTGGGCTGTGCCCCCCGCCGATATCATTATAACGAGGGCAAGGCTGATTTATGATCTACGTTTTAGCACTACAGGGCATCGGTGTGATACTGCACGATAATGGTGATGGCTGCTATCCACTATTGTGCTGCATATTAGGGATATTTAAAGGGATAGTCCAGGATTACAGGTATACCGCTACTCCTGCACTATCCCTTTAAATATCCCTGACATGTAGAGTCTGCGTTTCCGCAGccgggctctgattcatgctgttcGTAATTTGTGCAGCATGAATCAAGTGACGGGTCCCCTTTAAAGAAATGTGAGAAAACATGTAATGCTGGGAAGTGTAGTTCAGTGAAGAGATCAGCGCGGGGGGATTAGCCATGTTCTGCTCCTTCTTGGGTTTAGGGAAGCTCGTCGCTATGTAGGGCAGTAAAACGCTCAACTTTCATCCACATATACAAGGAACATTGCAGGGAAATGAACTTTGACTCTGTGTACAAGTTCTACGTGGGCGGCCACAGCCGCTGCAGGATCAATTACATATGGAAATCAAACTTTATTCCCCTGCGATGTTATTTTTCAACTTGCATTTTACTGCCCTACTCACTGCTGCACTTACCGTAGTTACTGGCCAAAAGTCTCCTAACATGCTGActgcctgtagccaccactagagggcgctcactgcACACTGAGGTATTACTGGGCTGTATGCAGGCGGGCGACTAGAGAGTGATGGGTCCAATGCAGAATGTTGCTCAGGTGTACGGGCCCCTGTAGTGTTCTGAATCCTATAAGGACATGCAAGTTGTCCCCTctcccattatgtagtaatgtcccccatcctgggcccatactAGTATATATATTTCCCTCAttagtatatatatcccccatcctggtatatatgttcccccatcctggtatatatgtcccccatcctggtatatatgccccccatcctggtatatatgttcccccatcctggtatatatgccccccatcctggtatatatgttcccccatcctggtatatatatcccccatcctggtatatatgccccccatcctggtatatatgttcccccatcctggtatatatatcccccatcctggtatatatatcccccatcctggtatatatgttcccccatcctggtatatatgtcccccatcctggtatatatgccccccatcctggtatatatgttcccccatcctggtatatatgtcccccatcctggtatatatgccccccatcctggtatatatgttcccccatcctggtatatatatcccccatcctggtatatatgtcccccatcctggtatatatgccccccatcctggtatatatgttcccccatcctggtatatatgtcccccatcctggtatatatgtccccatcctggtatatatgccccccatcctggtatatatatcccccatcctggtatatatgttcccccatcctggtatatatgttcccccatcctggtatatatgttcccccatcctggtatatatgttcccccatcctggtatatacagttagggccagaaatatttggacagtgacacaagttttgttattttagctgtttacaaaaacatgttcagaaatacaattatatatataatatgggctgaaagtgcacactcccagctgcaatatgatagtttccacatccaaatcggagaaagggtttaggaatcatagctctgtaatgcatagcgtcctctttttcaagggaccaaaagtaattggacaatggactctaagggctgcaattaactctgaaggcgtctccctcgttaacctgtaatcaatgaagtagttaaaaggtcaggggtggattccaggtgtgtggttttgcatttggaagctgttgctgtgagcagacaacatgcggtcaaaggaactctcaattgaggtgaagcagaacatcctgaggctgaaaaaaaagaagaaatccatcagagagatagcagacatgcttggagtagcaaaatcaacagatgggtacattctgagaaaaaaggaattgactggtgagcttgggaactcaaaaaggcctgggcgtccacggatgacaacagtggtggatgatcgccgcatacttaatttggtgaagaagaacccgttcacaacatcaactaaagtccagaacactctcagtgaagtaggtgtatctgtctctaagtcaacagtaaagagaagactccatgacagtaaatacaaagggttcacatctagatgcaaaccattcatcaataccaaaaatagacagaaaaacacctcaagaagccagctcagttctggaaaagtattctatggacagatgagacaaagatcaacctgtaccagaatgatgggaagaaaaaagtttggagaagaaagggaacggcacatgatccaaggcacaccacatcctctgtaaaacatggtggaggcaacgtgatggcatgggcatgcatggctttcaatggcactgggtcacttgtgtttattgatgacataagagcagacaagagtagccggatgaattctgaagtgtaccgggatatactttcagcccagattcagccaaatgctgcaaagttgattggacggcgcttcatagtacagatggacaatgaccccaagcatacatccaaagctacccaggagttcatgagtgccaaaaagtggcacattctgcaatggccaagtcaatctccagatctaaacccaattgagcatgcatttcacttgctcaaatccagacttaagacggaaagacccacaaacaagcaagacctgaaggctgcggctgtaaaggcctggcaaagtattaagaaggaggaaacccagcgtttggtgatgtccatgggttccagacttaaggcagtgattgcctccaaaggatttgcaacaaaatattgaaaataaaaatattttgtatgggttatgtttatttgtccaattacttttgacctcctaaaatgtggagtgtttgtaaagaaatgtgtacaattcctacattttctatcagatatttttgttcaacccttcaaattaaacgttacaatctgcacttgaattctgttgtagaggtttcatttcaaatccaatgtggtggcatgcagagcccaactcgcgaaaattgtgtcactgtccaaatatttctggccctaactgtatgttcccccatcctggtatatatgttcccccatcctggtatatatgccccccatcctggtatatatgcccccatcctggtatatatgtgcccccatcctggtatatatgccccccatcctggtatatatgccccccatcctggtatatatatcccccatcctggtatatatatcccccatcctggtacatatgttcCCCCATTCTGGtacatatgttcccccatcctggtacatatgttcccccatcctggtatatatgttcccccatcctggtatatatgttcccccatcctggtatatatgttcccccatcctggtatatatgtcccccatcctggtatatatgccccccatcctggtatatatgttcccccatcctggtacatatgttcccccatcctggtatatatgttcccccatcctggtatatatgttcccccatcctggtatatatgtcccccatcctggtatatatgccccccatcctggtatatatgttcccccatcctggtatatatgccccccatcctggtatatatgttctcccatcctggtatatatgttctcccatcctggtatatatgttcccccatcctggtacatatgttcccccatcctggtatatatgttcccccatcctggtatatatgttcccccatcctggtatatatgtcccccatcctggtatatatgccccccatcctggtatatatgttcccccatcctggtatatatgccccccatcctggtatatatgttctcccatcctggtatatatgttctcccatcctggtatatatgttctcccatcctggtatatatgccccccatcctggtatatatgtcccccatcctggtatatatgccccccatcctggtatatatgttcccccatcctggtatatatgccccccatcctggtatatatgttcccccatcctggtatatatgccccccatcctggtatatatgttcccccattctggtatatatgttcccccatcctggtatatatgtcccccatcctggtatatatgttcccccatactggtatatatgtcccccatcctggtatatatgttcccccatcctggtatatatgtcccccatcctggtatatatgccccccatcctggtatatatgttcccccatcctggtatatatgttcccccatcctggtatatatgttccttatactggtatatatgttcccccatcctggtatatatgttcccccatcctggtatatatgtcacttatcctgacttcagcgtgcaagcgATGGGGAGCACATGATGTCACCGCCATGCGGCCCCAGTTACGTGcgtgctgacgtcagctgctgTCCTCTCTGCACCGCAGTACACTTCATCTGCATATCCGTGGATACACATCCAGTTGAGGTTTGCATTGGCGGCCCCTCGCCTGCCCACACGGGCCCCTCGCCCGCCCACACGGGTCTGGTTGTGACATCTACTACCGCGATCATTACACCTCTGGTTCTAGGTATAAATTGTATGCAGTTAGCTCCTGATCTCCCTCTTGTGGTGGCTTCTGGTAGTGCAATGCCGCCTTAATTTTGCAGCCTTGAACAGTGGGCATGTCAGTCCCATGTTGGGTAATAAACCATCGTATTTACCTAAAATCTCCATTCTTTACAGTATGTCCTGAAGCATGAGAAGTACAGAAATCTCCGAGAGGTGGAGCGTTACCCCAACAGCCTGAACCCTCACAATGCAGAGACCCTGCCGCTGATTAAAGCCATCCTCACCCAAATTCTCGAAAAGCATCCAAAAAGCAGTTGGGTCCATATTGGATCAGACGAGGTGAGAGCTTCCACCTAAGCAAGGTGCTGTGCGATTACATTTGCAACACTGCCGTAAAGCGTACTCAGTAGTTTATTTGTCGTGGACAGATTTTGAGTTACACAATGTATGTCGAATCCTGGGCTAATTTCCCACTAGCACCTCCTGCTTGTTCAGTATCTGTACAGAGCATGCACACAGTGGTGTCGTCTCATCCACTTGCTCGGTACTATAATCCGCGAATCCACAGGTAAAATCTGCAGAGAATCCGCCACGCCCCAATTCACCCTAAATATGAAAGAGAGCATGCTAATAATGCTTGCATTAAAGGACATGGACACCTTTCTGGGCTTTTTTTTAacctaaatgcatgtattttgggctaaaaagtaattttgcaatttggtttcattaaacattttgcaccGTTTGCCGTCTATAAACCTCTGTGTTGCACTGTATtttactggctgcagaatgagttaactgagaatctatcagtgagctcCATCTGCCTGGGAGCTCTTCCATGAGCACCTGAAAAGGTCAGAAATCATCACGGAGGCGTCCAGAAAAAGGCAGATAtcagaaggagctcactgatgGCTTCTCGGTTGACTCCTTCTGCAGTCAGCAATATGCAGGGAAGCAAAGAGCCTGTGAAAGGCAAACGGTACAAATTTTTAAATGAGGCCCAATTCCAAAATAGTTTTTAGCATttgagtaaaaataaaaaagtgtctCTGAAGGTGTCTATAAGCAGTAATAAACATCGTAGCTGGATATGTCTGCTGtaaatctgttaaaaaaaaaaaaaatcttctaaaaaaaatttcccctagagggaagaggagggagatgcagctgcagccgCTATAGCTGAGCGTTTTGGGTATCTTATTGGTCAGTGCACACGTACTATGATAATTAAAGGGGCAGTCCAGGATTAGAAAACCATTGCCATTTTCTTGCCATGTCCTCAGGCTAAGTGTAGTATGGCAGAGAAAACTCCATTGACTGCAATGCAGCCAAGCTGTAATACCGGACACAACCAATATACAGATGTGGCGCTGTTTATGAATGAAAGCAGCCGTGTTGTTCCAATTCTGGACAACCCTTTTCGAGGGAGACATGATGGCTCGCTGACATTCACAACTTTAGGTTTACCACCTCGGGGAAGGACAGGATTCCAAGTCCTGGCTGAACAGTAATAAAGGAGACCTGAGCAAGATGTTCCTCGGTCACGTGAAGAATGTGGTGGACTTCGTGTACGCTCAGTTCCCCGAGAAGAACCAGCTGATGTGGGACGACATGCTGAGATGGCTGAGCATCGAGAACATTCAGGGTGAGTGGTCACTTACCTAGTTTTACGTGATAGCCAATCAGAGGGTGGTGTGGGTGGGGCTATAACACACTGTTGCCAATCAGAGGGTGGTGTGGGTGGGGCTATAACACACTGTTGCCAATCAGAAGGTGTTGTGGGAGGGGCTAGGACACACTGCTGCCAATTAGAGGGTGGGGTGGGAGGGGCTAAAACACACTGTAGCCAATCAGAGGGTGGTATGGGTGGGTCTAGAACACGGCAGCCGCTCAGTTCTGGGTGGGATGGGAGGAATATCGGCACATGACGTTGTTCCATCTCTTGCAGCCTCTGGGATCACTCAGCGCGTGTCTCCGGTCCTGTGGATTTATCACAACAATTTTAATATGGCGCAGATAGGTAAGTCACAACGCGATCACATCCCCGCAGAGGTGGCGGGTCGATATCGACGGACGATGTACAGTAACGGGCTCAGAGCCGCCATCAAACGTCTGCAGAGCGGAGATCAGGTCACAGCAGCCGATGGGCAGCACAGGTGCCAGGACACCGCCCCCTGCAGGCAGCACAGGTGCCAGGACGCCGCCCCCTGCAGGCAGCACAGGTGCCAGGACGCCGCCCCCTGCAGGCAGCACAGGGCTTTGTCTCTGGTTCCTGTTTGGAGCCGGTGTCCATGAAATGCCCGAAATTGCTCCAATCTCACATTCAGACATTTTCCATCCCGACTTGTTTTGTAGGGGCAGCGTTGGGGGCGTCCGGCCTTACACACGGGGTCGTCCCTGCCGGCCTCCAGGAACATAAAATGTTATATCTCAAGTCTTGTATCTCTATTCCCAGAGTCCTTTATTTCTAAATATGAGAAGAGTGGATTTACAAATATTTGGTTTGCGAGCGCCTTTAAGGGGGCGTCCTCTGCAAATCAGATGTGGACCCCGATGAACCTGCACGCTAAGAACCACCAGGAGTGGGCGAAGGTCGTGAAAACCATGAGCAAGTTCCCCAAGATCCACTACAGCGGCATCGCCCTAACTGGGTGGCAGAGGTCAGAAATCACGTGTGTGCGTGGGAATGTATGTGGCGGGCgtgcttaaaggggatgtctacCACTGACATGGTAATAATGTGTCCTCCCTTTACCAATGCCCCGCTCTCCTCTACCAATACTGCACAGGTACTCGGGTCTCTGTGACCGCTACAACCAGTCACCGGCAAGACACCCCCGGGGAcactgataatgtgtgcaaactgtaaagcgctgcggaatatgttagcgctatataaaaataaagattattattataaagattattggctgcagtggtcatatgaCTGAGGTTGTCTCTGCACAGTCTGCTCCTATGGGCACTCGCTTCTAGGCTGTGTTCATACTGCGCTTATGGCCTGGACGGACACTCTTTATCCTCCATCTGACATGTAGACCCCTACGGACGCATTTGCATAGGACTGCATGTACATCTGCACGGGCAGAGGGCAGCAGATGCCTGCTGTTATCCGACCTTTGATCTCTAGCAGGAGGGTGAATAATAAGGGGCAGGAAAGTGGTCCCGAAGTTTCGGAGCAGCTGCGGAGCCTCAGGTCCATGTCGGTCACGGTTAGTGCCGTCCTAGTAGTGCTCAGCGCTCCGCTTTACTTCCGGCACTGACGAGTATAACCTGTGATTTGCTATGTCGTGTTCCCGGCAGCCATTATGGAGGCGCTCGCGTCACCGGCTGATTGCTCATTGTCCGTCTCTGCAGGTACGACCATTACTCGGTGCTGTGCGAGCTGCTGCCGGTGGGCATCCCTTCCCTGGCCGTGTGTCTGAAGACCCTGAAGTACGGTACGTGCCTGCGCTCATGTCATGGAGATGCGGCGCCGTATTGGCAGCTCCGTCACTTCTCTTCTCCCACACAGGACAATTCACTGAGGAGGCCAAGAAGGACATCGCTCACATCCTGGGATTCAGCAACATCAACTTGGAGAAGAACATCTGGTAATGAAATCTTTACCCTGTCCCCGACTTATAGAAAGTCTCCGACGCCCCTCACTTCCGAATCGGGGGGATGGGGCTGGTGACGGCAAGTCTTCAGATACTGACCAGGCACGTACCTGTTCACACGTATCTGGAGGTGTGATGTTATTGGCGCTGCCCGCCCCCGATGTGAGCAGCACAGGAGAGCCCCTTTAAGGCGTTAGATGACGGACATGTCACACATTGCCCCCTCTTCTGTCGAGTCTTTGACATTGTTGATGCCCCCAGCGCTTGGATATCTTCATCCGCATCAGACTTGGACTGAGCAACATGGCGCATGTGCAGACATGGCGCATGTGCAGACCCGGCGCGCCGCTCATTGTCGCCTGCCCACGGACTTGCAGCTAGGAATAAATAGTGGATAGTTGATAACCTGTTATGGCTGGAAAGCCCCTTTAAGCAAGGCTGTGATACCAGACACAACCCAGGAACAAAGGCTAATTACTGGACGACCCCGTTATTAAACTAAATCTAATTTGGTTCCTCTCAGCGAAGGGACCGGTGCGTTTCCTGGAGCCGAAATTTTTAACATGGTGAAGAAAGTCCACAGTGAACTGAGAAGGAAGGTTCGCGAAATCACAGAGGAGGACAGGTGAGAGGTGAGGCCGGTACGGTGCCCGGGGAGTGCCCGTCACAGGTACATAGGGTAGTGCCGATGCTTTCCTTCTCCTAGGACATCAGCACTACCCGGGCACTGGCTTGGCACATATGTTTTGCATGCCCGTACCTGCCGTGGCTGTGAGGCCCGACCTTAGTAAAGAGTAGGGGCCACCGTAAGAGATGGACGGAGACAGGACTGGCCGACTTCCCCTTTAACAAGCCGTGCAACATGGCCGGGGATATTACATTAATTTATTGTGGCACAGCGGGGCCCCATCCCAGAGTTTTCTCATAGGGCCCCATGATTACTCCTATTCTTTCTAGCCATTATTACGTCACGTTAATCCTTTGTGCCTCCTTCTTCCTTCGCAGTGAAATCAGCAGCTGGTTCTCGCGTTACCACCGGAAACACCGATTTGCCAACCCGCACAAAATGGAGACGTTCAGCACAAAAATCATAAAGTGAGTCCAGAATCAGACGCTGACAACGGACCGAAATAATAGACGGCTTATACCGAGGACGAGCTGTAATCCCCCCCGACGATCGGCCGTCCTTCCGATGGTCTCGTCCCCTTGAAGAGGATGTCCCCACTAAATACATTAATCACGTATCTGCAGGATAAGCAATAAATGTATTATCACCGCAGGTCCGACCATTGGGACTCCCACTGATCCCGAGAACAGGGGTCCGaatgtcccttgtgtgaaaagcgaACAGAggcgaccaccgctccattcacctGTATAGGGCGGATAGCAATTTCCGCTCCTATAAAAGTGAAAGGAGCGGTGGTCGTGCCTGTGATCACTGCCTCTTCCCTCACCCTGGGGACTTTAAGACCCCCGTTCTCGGGATCAGTGGGAGACCCAATGGTCGGACCACCAGTGATAACACATTTTCTTCACCATCTTCTTCTTCCAGAGCCAACGAAGAATGGGAATCCCACATCCAGGCCCTGCGATCCGAGCTGGATGCCATCTATTTCCCAGACACGGTAGAGGAATGGATGGAGGAGAACGTGAACCCGTACATGGACGCCCTGCGAGATCTGACCAAGGACTTCCAGGAGATCCTACCGCTCTATGCCCGTCCTAAGGTCCTATTGAAAAAGTGAAGGTGACAAGgaaattgggttttttttttacaatcggaAAAGGGTTAATATTCCGCAGAATACCGGACAGATCCGAAGCTCTGCCTTACATAGGACTGATTGGCGGGAGCTGGGAATGGCCTGTTCTCAAATACAGTGGGTCTGAGTATTCACTATCTATATGGGAAGAGCCCCCCGGGGGTCCTGACTTGTGAAATGTCATATTCTGCCTTATAGAAGATCGGGTTATTTCATGGTAGCGTTGTCTGCACACAGGGAAGTCGCCAGGATACCTTGGATCAATGTGATGTCCAACattgttcccccccccccaaaaaaaaaaaagcggccacCAATATACAGCGGCCACCAATATaaaaaaagtggacaacccctttaatcccaACACTACAGGTACACAGGTAATCTAACTTCATAGGGCATTAATCAGCCTATGCGGTTTTTCTTTACCTGGCCCAAAAACTGCTCAGAAACTgcagttcttatcttctctgcttcttttatttttattattttttttcattaattgaAGTAAATTATGTAAATTTTCATTCTGTTAATGTTATTTTGTGCTCttttaaaataaaacatattttctTAATTATCATGTGGTTTATTCATACATATTTCACGCATCCATTTTTCTTTGAACGGGTCTGTAAATGCTGTAAGGACCATAGAGGGCGCTAGAGAGGCATTCGTAATGCAAGGACCATAGAGGGCGCTAGAGAGGCATTCGTAATGCAAGGACCATAGAGGGCGCTAGAGAGGCATTCACAATGCAAGGACCATAGAGGGCGCTAGAGAGGCATTCACAATGCA
The nucleotide sequence above comes from Ranitomeya imitator isolate aRanImi1 chromosome 7, aRanImi1.pri, whole genome shotgun sequence. Encoded proteins:
- the LOC138645338 gene encoding hexosaminidase D-like isoform X1, producing MPSMRRIQYLRLGVLAILVLALIKFMYQGSPPQVTQAIKVKSRVDSFWGPKVESPIDPIIKDLAPEPPREEDTVLQSKMKKVAGKMVKDFSHIEMKLVHLDLKGAPPKVSYYEQMFPLLSKLGANGLLIEYEDMFPFSGELSVLKSPYAYSEDDLKNILHLAEIDNLEVVPLVQTFGHMEYVLKHEKYRNLREVERYPNSLNPHNAETLPLIKAILTQILEKHPKSSWVHIGSDEVYHLGEGQDSKSWLNSNKGDLSKMFLGHVKNVVDFVYAQFPEKNQLMWDDMLRWLSIENIQASGITQRVSPVLWIYHNNFNMAQIESFISKYEKSGFTNIWFASAFKGASSANQMWTPMNLHAKNHQEWAKVVKTMSKFPKIHYSGIALTGWQRYDHYSVLCELLPVGIPSLAVCLKTLKYGQFTEEAKKDIAHILGFSNINLEKNICEGTGAFPGAEIFNMVKKVHSELRRKVREITEEDSEISSWFSRYHRKHRFANPHKMETFSTKIIKANEEWESHIQALRSELDAIYFPDTVEEWMEENVNPYMDALRDLTKDFQEILPLYARPKVLLKK
- the LOC138645338 gene encoding hexosaminidase D-like isoform X2, whose protein sequence is MPSMRRIQYLRLGVLAILVLALIKFMYQGSPPQVTQAIKVKSRVDSFWGPKVESPIDPIIKDLAPEPPREEDTVLQSKMKKVAGKMVKDFSHIEMKLVHLDLKGAPPKVSYYEQMFPLLSKLGANGLLIEYEDMFPFSGELSVLKSPYAYSEDDLKNILHLAEIDNLEVVPLVQTFGHMEYVLKHEKYRNLREVERYPNSLNPHNAETLPLIKAILTQILEKHPKSSWVHIGSDEVYHLGEGQDSKSWLNSNKGDLSKMFLGHVKNVVDFVYAQFPEKNQLMWDDMLRWLSIENIQASGITQRVSPVLWIYHNNFNMAQIESFISKYEKSGFTNIWFASAFKGASSANQMWTPMNLHAKNHQEWAKVVKTMSKFPKIHYSGIALTGWQRYDHYSVLCELLPVGIPSLAVCLKTLKYGQFTEEAKKDIAHILGFSNINLEKNICEISSWFSRYHRKHRFANPHKMETFSTKIIKANEEWESHIQALRSELDAIYFPDTVEEWMEENVNPYMDALRDLTKDFQEILPLYARPKVLLKK